The sequence below is a genomic window from Ipomoea triloba cultivar NCNSP0323 chromosome 10, ASM357664v1.
CTCTCGTTCTTCGCCCGGTGAAGGAGGATGTCGACGAAGCCCTGAACTCAAGCAGATGAAGTTGATTAGGGATTGTCGATTGAATCCTTATAATTAGAAGAACCGTTGGTTAACATAACCTAATTAAACCGGTGAAAATtggttaaataaaaataaaatataaagggaaaaaaatacccttactaaaaataggatcTTACCCATAAAATTatcaaaaggactaaaagtgtccaaaaagtAATAGTCtaggatgttaaatgacaaaaatgatagtctgggactaaaattgaaattgccaccaaagacaagggacttttggtggaattaactctactaATTAACTAACAAGTATGTTTTATAAATGATTAAGGAATTGATGAGATTAACAGCAATTATAGGTATACTATTACCTTTTTTTCGTTATTGCTACAATACTATACACATACATACTATGCATGTAGAGTATAAGGTAGGTTTGGGTATAGCAGGACTTGAACCTGCGACCATTAGGTTAAAAGCCCAATGCTCTACGAACTGAGctatacacccaaaaaaaaaagatgtagtAGTAAATAAGGATTGGTACAGAAAAGATGGTGGCTGCCCCGGCTCTATATGAGGCTCGTACGGCAGAGCAAGCGAAGAAAATGTAAGGGCGCACGTGAGCTGtaatatcataattttttttgccttttaactaattttttctaaaaaagctAACCTGCACTAGTGCATTTTTTCTTAATCAAATATGCATTCCATGAATTCAAAAAGCTAACATATATGCACACTTTTCAAAAGTGTCCTATGTGCGTATCCCATAAAAAAAACACACCCAACCATCTTAATGATTCAGCGCTATAACAGCCCGGAAAATCAATTCTCAGGGGGTGCCATTCAATGCTCTCAATTCTTTCTGTGTTTGGTTTCTCAAAATCCCATGGTAGACGACTGAAAAATCAAAGAcaaatatacatgtatataaatGGCGCAGGAATTAAAATTACATGTGTTATCTCTCGGCTGGTTGAAGGTGCAAAGTGAATGTCTGGCTGAAGAATGAAGGTGCAGAAAAATGAAGGCATATTTACAGTGTTGTTTGGGTGACATGGTTCATCCTAGACTCCATGATTATCTCAAAATTGATAAGAGTTATATTTAGCTTTGGAGTCCTTATAAGGTTAATCACATCCAGACTTAGTTTGCGTGCAATTTGTTGCTTTCAGAGTCTAATTTGTATTATCAGCAATATATGCATGGTTTTGGTGGATTTTGTCTCCAGGAAAAATTCCAAGGCCAATACAAGTACACTTTATCAGGATATAAGTTGTTTTTTAGCTTAAATATTCATTCATTCTAATAAGGAGGAGGATGTCCAAAAATATActaaggtcctgtttggtaaatggctgttggctgattgggttggttgtttgggttagaaggtatgatttgttaataacattagctgattgtaaaaagttggctgattgggttggctgttagctgatagttgtttggtataattttttttctcaaaaagctaattgaaaatgctactttgagtagccttttgaattttagtattttagagttacaaaaagcttattaaccaaacaactaatagtgattaaataagccaaaattgactgataggctgattatttaccaaacagggcctaaatataaaaacaaaaagcaatCCAAAAAAAACTATGGAATAAAATGTGATATATGGTTATctcccattatattatatggCACTTAATTAGCCGAGCATAATGCATCCTCTTTTTCATCAAAACATCTCTTCCACAACCAATGTTTCTTCTAGACCCTTTCCTTCATCTCATCAATGGGAATCCCCTTGGTTTCAGGCAGCAAGAACACAACAAACAACCCCATAACGAAAACGAAGGAAGCAAACATGAAGAAGATGCCGGATTTCATGGTGCAAAGCATAGTAAGGAAGGCCTGCGCCACAATAAAAGTAAATATCATATTGGCACTAACGGCAATAAAAAAACCAGCTGTTCTGGTCCCCAGCGGATATATTTCACTGGCAATTAGCCACCCCAACGGACCCCAAGACCAAGCGAAACCCATCACAAACACACAACTCAGCGCCACCACAATCACTGCTGCAAACTTCGGTATGGTATTTGTTGCTTTCAGATATACTGCGAGAATTCCCCCTACCACACCCTGGGCTACAAGCATTTGGAGGGCACCTTGAATCAGTAACGCTCGTCTCCCAAAATAATCAGCCCCGAAGATTGCCACAACCGTGGAAACTGAATTAACAACCCCAATGATGACAGTAGACAACAAAGACGCATTTGCCCCTAACCCCATTGTTTGGAACAATACAGGCGCGTAGAACATGATAACGTTAATGCCAGTCAACTCCAGAAATATCTGAAGAATTGTGCCGCAGAAAAGTTGAGGCCAGCTAGAACGCTTCATTAGCAGGTTCCTAAATGGAGTCTTTACCCTTTTAGCCATTTCAGTGCAGTGTAAAATGTCCTCATACTCTTTCTCAACGTTCTCCACGCCCCTAATCTTCTTCAGAGCTTTTAAACCCTCCTCATTTTTCCCACGTTGGATGAGACTAGTAGGAGTATCGACGACCATCAGTGAGCCCAATCCAAGAAAAATAGCAGGAATTGCAGCTATACCGAAAGAGACCCTCCAACTATTGGAGCCTACATATTTGGAAGATAAAAGGTTGACAATATTGGCAAGCGAACTGCCTATTGTGATCAAGAATTGAAACAAAACATTCAGAAATCCTCTCCTGTTTGCCGGAGCAATCTCAGATATAAACAACGGCACTGCTTGGTTGCCAAATCCCACACCAAAACCAACAAAGAAGCGTCCCGAGATGAGCATAACAAGATTAACCGCTGTGGTCTTGAGGACAagactaataataaaaaacacacAACTGAGTTGAATGGTTAGTTTCCTGCCGTAACGCTTGCAACAATGGGAGGCGAAGAAACTGCCAATCACGGCAGCGAGATACACCGAAGATGTGAAAAGCTGAAGCATCTGATCGTcatatttacaataattatctTCTTCAATCCTGTGTTTCTTCGCGTACACATCAGGGAAGAATTTCTCCACAAATTCGTTCATCGAAGTCACTCCACCGGAAATTCCAATATCATAGCCGAACATTAGACCAGCAAAGGCGGCTATGATGGAGCAGATTATTACTTGTCCAGTGAGTTTCGCAGGGACTTCATCTTCAAAACACAAGATTTCGGCCAACATTACGAATTTGGAAGATCTTCTACCGACTTTTTCACAAATTTGCGAGATTTTTGGCGAGGCTGCAATTATGTTGGGGTTGTGTGATGAACTATAAGTATATATAGGCATAATTAGAGAAGAAtgaggaaaaaaatatatataattacatttattcCATAACTGTACTCCTAAACTAAAGATTGAATATAACAGGTGTAAAttgcagttcttatatcgtggaccgcggtccacaatgcattgtggaccgcagtcccaaaacgacgtcgttttagtaagtgggagacggaaccccgtaattgacactacagttcattctAAAAGAtcctgccttacatttgttttgatattatcgaatgaaactgtagttatatcaaaatgtaactgtaattgtgttgaaatgtaactgcagtgtatatgaaaagatactgaataacagtttcacatttgtgtttgatattatcgaatgaaactgtagttatatcaaaatgtaactgcagttgtgttgaaaggtaactgcagttgtgttgaaatgtaactgaagttgtgttgaaatgtaactgcagtatatatgaaaagaaagtgagtcacgcgaattcatccgtctgttttcattaatcaaaacgacgtcgttttgggaccacggtccaagaTATAATTTGCGTGTAAATTGGGCAATAGAAGCACAGCTGTAATCAAACAAAAGAagtagagttaataccacaaatggtcctctgactattggggtagtactccttttagtcctcgactttcatttcgaccacaaatagtcccctaactttcatttttgaccacaaatagtcctccattaaaatgtctgttaaataagtgttaaatctaggggtattatcgtcaaattgatatatataatggtcataaaataaaaatgtttagaattttcacaaacaagcataattgaaacaattaacaaatataaatactcctaaataaaaagacaatacaccttattcttgtaattatgcgtacaaaatgaagatttaatattagagctatctattttaatttaaccaacatattaaaatggaagacatttttttttaaaaccttgcttccatcattttcatggttgttcatacatggccgattaatagttttcactcttcattaatcgatcaaacattttgtttagGACATAACTGAAAGTCaccaccgttgaattaatataattaatcaagtacaaattaagaacattaattatgaagctttatttaatttgttcatttatgtaatttgccatgaccattttgtttttatatttattaacttaatgtttattaatgtttgaaattaattatgttgtcatataattctaaaaaagaagtaatcataataatattaatcaatttgacgatattacccctaaatttaacacctatttaacagaaattttaacataggactatttgtggtcaaaaataaaagtcagaggaccatttgtggtcgaattgaaagtcgaggactaaaataagtactagcccaatagtcagaggactatttgtggtattaactcaaagaaGTAACAAAATGATTTAGCTGAGCTGGATTTAAAAGCCCCCACCGCCACCCCaaaaggaaaacatataaattatTGTATTGGCATAAATATGAGTcaaatatatgaatttaatttaaagagctataattagaatattgaagtcttaataagacTAATAAATTACCGGTGCGATACatagataattatttttattatatatttaaataataaaattaatgatgaaattataaataattctaatatttgaaagcatacatttatttgaaattataagatttgttgTATATTAGctagtgttgaaattgattgcttataaattatattagaaaaagtcgccaaagaccttgtggtctagtggcaccggtgtcccagttaacaCTCCTGGTTGACTCTTTGGGCTTCAGTAGGGCAACTGTGTTGaccagatactacattgtaacggagtagtcaaaacaaaaaatagaaggGAGAAAATGgctaattgatattattttaagaaacaaaaatatactataatcaaatgaagGGAATCTCTATATTTAATTACCATAGTAAGATTATCGTGTTAAATACTGGTTGGTAATATTGAcgtaatatatgtatgtttcattttctttaattatgtacgtaatatgtgtatgcttattttcgtttaattatctaccataatatatgtatgtttaattttctatatgggcatgaaaatttatcattaattccaatgaaaatgagattgttttattatgattactatatggtaattaaggatcggagtatatattatacttaattaatattatactaattatgacattcgtttaattatggacataatatgtgtatgtttaattttctttaattgtgttcataatatgtgtatgtttaatttcctttaattatgtctgtgatatgtgtaccattaattttcttaattgattagataaaatctatactacagcaagtataaaaaatatattaataaaagtataatgtgtgaattaatttattaattaccataattattaagattttgttcaaaagtaaccattagcataattttatatgtgtaataatttttgaattggaataataatttgtataattgtatgaacgtaataatatgtgaattagtataataatatgtgaattgaaataattatcataatttttttaatttcctttaattatggatcagatgtaatatgtgtattatcaatttccttaaCCGATcgattagataaaatttatattacagaaagtattaattccttaattaccataatttttaagagtttATTTAAAAGTAGTTAAAGAAAGTGCATgtgtaattgatattatttgaagatatatatatatatatatatatatatatatatatatatatatatatataatcgccGTAAGAAGTGATTCTCTATGTTTaataaccataataaatttagatgttaaatacggTTGTTAATTACCACGGGTTATTTaaatggtaaatagtatatggtaattacttatatatattaccataataaatggattaacatatggatcaatgttataaaaaaaggaGGAAGAGCTTTTTAGGTAAGATATATTcaaaaaagtatcaattaattaaaatatgataggaaaattatattagaggaattatattaggaaattgattagctagtatcaatcatgctaattttttctaattctatatttgtaattactgATATAAACGGATTTAATAGAAAAAAGTAAATTAGGAACTtatattaaagagttttgaattattattattattattattattattattaatattagtgacattatattaagagttctggattattattattacggagtattattattattattattattattattattattattattattatgatcatcatcatcatcttaatagaatagattttaaatcaAGGCTACAAACCTACCGGATACAGTTTGGACAAGGGAGAGATTGCCTAATTGTAATATTATCacgcacaaaaaaaaacatgtaatataATCATTCAAGTCTCTTGCCCTAACATGCAATTTCTTTCATTCTCTTGTAAACTCTTCTAGTTGAATTattgtgacaaaaataaaaatcaaggaTATTATGCAcgtgacatttttttaaaagtacaaCTATTGACTAAAAgtaatcatgccacaataattaaagactaaaagtaaaatttgcacTTTAAAAAGATCATCTTTCTTaggaaaattgaagttgagGATTGGGAAGATAGAGGCTAATCACAAATTCATGAAAACAATATTGTAAAACTACTTTTCAATACAtcacaaaaaaacaaataaatgttgtaaggagaaaataaaaattatgtctaTACATTAAACTATGAATAACAACACCCCTTCTGACCTCCAGCACAACAAAGGAACGATGCAGAGCAACATAGCAAAGGGAATTAAATTCTATGGCTTGCAATCTATAGAACAGTTTCATCATTCAAATGCAAAGTCGTCCGACCAcaaaatgtatttaaaaaaatcgatAAAGCAAGAGCTTGTTATCGTGGTGAATTGAATATTTCAATAAATGTATGAAAATTTTTTACCATCATTGTCGTCGTGCCCTTGCTGTCCTCCACTGTCGGAAGTCGAAAACTGTcgtcgtgcatcgcacgggtataatactagtcgtaaaaaataacaatacagTAGTAGAAATTATAATATAACTATCAACTAACCTCTTCATCCTGGAATAAACAATCTATACTCTTGactccttttatttttttagtttcagaTATCGCATGTGTGTGCACCAAGCGAACACGAATTGCTTTGGTTGTATAATCTGGGTTGAACTGAGATGGAAGAACAAATTGGCCAGCCATTTTAAAGTGCTCATGCCGCCATgtaattgtatgtatatatatatatacaaaaaaagtaGGATGGATCAAGCGCAAATAATCATCACGTAGGTACTGTCTTGAAGCTAAATATGCATAAGGACAAAATAATCGTTTCCGAAGAAGGACTTTAAATATAGATAATAACTAATACACCAAAGACAATAAATATAGCCATAAAAAGATAACAATTAGTATTAGACTACTAAGTAATGTGAATGATTACAATCTCTATTAGTGGTTTAACTTTGTTAGCAGGTTTAATTTTATCACAAACGCAAAATAAATacgaaaattaaattaaaccaaACAGAAATAAGAATTCAAAATATTGTTAATGATTACAATCTAATCCAAGGGTTTAACTTCTATTCACACATTTCATCATAGCAAAAACGTTGGAAACCAAAAGCTGTAAACCCCATATAACACATATTGAAGCTAAATAATCAGTTATTTCATCATACAATAAATTGTAAAGAACaactttaaaagtaaaataataccTTAAATTCTTAGCAGGAAAATGGAGCAAAATGACATGCCAAATCCTCtgactttattataataagagatataagatttgtatttcaattgaaaatatttatgttcataattttatcataGCAAATcagcataattattaaataacaaaactttATAAATGAATAACGCTCAtatttcctctctctctctctctctctctatatatatatatatatatgtatatatatatatataatttaataacattaatagtttttaacaACATAGCAtaattttaatactccgtatttcatATCTTTAGTCTGTGCATCACACAAGTGGTATACTAGTTAGGCTAAAGATCAAATTTATGGCACAAAGACGGAAAGGATGTgtataaattgaaaaatgagaaaacgTTTATCGATCAAAGAACGAAAATGACACATAATATGGATCAAAATGACAACTAGATTATGTgtctaaaaaattaaagacacataatatattaagtgTTAATAACCTGTaactacatgcacataatatattaattacaaacaaataatattttaaaagatgcATTTATAAATATTCTACCCATATATCCCCACTAAACGTCACATGATCCTTTCTTTCTGAATTCTCACTTTGCATAAGCCCTCACTAGGTCCTTTTTCTTTATGTATCTCACTAAGTCCTTTCTTTCTGATTTTCACTTCGCAAATTCTTACCTAGATCTCCCCACTAAACCCCTCACAGGTTCCTTTCTTTTTGAATCTCACCGAGTCAAGGGTGCATCCCTCACCCCTCGCCACCCccttatatgtgtgtgtgttgggCGTCGGCCGGGTTGGCCGAATTCAGTCCTTACTTGATTcgagatgtggttaaatggttaatgtccacctattTATCAACAATtagttttaagtaggatatgacaatcGGATAGCCAAAGAACTGTGGCTAAGCGTGTTTGACTCATAAAGCATAGTGCAACTCTGTTTTGTAAAACTTAgggagtttaaaataatagttctttttcttttgtatcCTTATTAAAGAAGATAACGAGGATAATTTTGAGACTAgaagtccattacttcattgCTATTGAAGCACTATTGTAAAACCAGAAATTCCATAATCACATCAGGACTGATATTATCCTTACAATGAAATCCCTAATAACACCTAGTGCCCCTCctacaattaaatattataataatatcttccagtatctttaatttataaattgtgTAATATACCGATGTGTATCTTTCATAGACCACTTgggtattgactcttttttATCTTCATGATGTCAAATCCAAACTGGTTATGTTTTGATTTACCTCCACTACCCTATGTgaagataataaattaaaatttattttatacaatttacaagtGAATATATTTGAAGGATAGTGGAAAaactatataaatattcaaaccATATATGCTCCAGAAGAGTCGCAAGATTATTTTATGATAAGTTCTAATATAATGAGAATCCTAAAGATTGTACTATATCCTCtctctacatttttttttgaaacaatgaCTTTATTTTAAGCCatgtagaacttgaagattgttatcttcaagGGGAGACATGAAATACATTTACTCGAATCAATCCGGAAGATTGAGTCTTAAGAGAATAATAGTTGTATTCTTTTGTAACATATGAATAAATGTGTTGTTCCATATGCTTTGTACAAATTTGTTACACTCATTATTACCATTTTATTACTTTACTTAgaatacttttgttttatgATTATGGACAGCGATAAGAaatgagataaagattgtaatAGCAGCAAGTCTATTAGCAAATATTGTCATACTTGGTATAAACACTTGTATCAAAATCTCTTTACTCATATAGACTCCAAAAGAGTGGTGAAATACTTGGAGATTATTGTCATCAGGGGGAGCAACAATATTCTAAAGAACAAAAATACACATTGACTCATTTCAGAAGAAAGGTTATGAACATACTACTCAagaaaatcctgaagattgaaCCCTCAAGGTTCACAGttgcactctttttcccttaactaagtttttccccaTAGGAGTTTTTCCTtagtaaggtttttaatgagacaACCAATgcaaatatgattttaaaaatatcatgtactcttttcctcaacTAGATTTTTTCCCACATGGTTTTCCTAGTGAGGGTTTTAATGAGCCATGAATGTATTTAAAATACATTACCCATATATCGTGTACTCTTTTCTCGACTAAGTTTTTCCTATAGGATTTTTCTAGcgagtttttaacgaggcatgattattgtaaaataatgtccaagggggagtgttacaAAGATATTATTGTGGACATTATGAGCATTCAGTATGTAACAATCATATTATATCCATCCTTAATGTTTACCGTtacaaatgtaattatatatatatatattacttcatATGTATTGATTTGAGGTTGGAATAAGATATGTAATTCTATATTGTTATTCATGTTTTCTctatacttttatatttatattatattgttcatgTTCATCCAATTCCATAGAGAATAGTATGATCTAAAGGAAACAATTTACAACAATTTGCTTATTTTAGTCGATTTCTAACCTAATCCAAATGAAACTTGAATTAGTCTATAATTTTACCAACAAAAGAAAAGTATTTAAACactatatttgtataaaaaaaattattttcatatataatgattatatatTCTAGTTGCATAAGAAATGCTATACTaactttaatataaatataaattggaataagggtcaaataggtaaCACAATAATGTAATTGGactatttttttaacaaatgtaacttgtattgctttcaaAATTTGAAGTTTATGTACATAGACCCAAAAGTGGTCCAACTGACAAGGCAAGAGGCAAAAAGCCTTACATCGGCCTATGGCCTCTCATACTTCAAAAAATCCTCATTCATCATGTGGTAAATATATTCTACTAGGCCCAAGTCATCCCACACACCCACTTTAAATTATACTCATATGGTCTTAGCCTCACACCAAATGGTGGGACCGATGCTCATGAACCTACTATCCCCTACTCTTAGCTCCCAGGTTAACCCTTCCTGTACAGATTTATGTATTTTACTAGAAAGGGTCTTCAAAGACCCAAGAGTTAAGCAATGGTACTCACCACCTTCCACCCACAAAGCCAAAGGTCAGCAACCTGCGTACAGAGCTCTGCATTTTCTCACAAGTGCCTTAACAACCATGGCCTTAAGTTATGGCTCCCTCTCCCGCCCACCCTTAGAGCACGCACTGGCCCCAACTGTACAGATTTCTGCATTTTCATCAGATGGGCCTTCATAGCACACACTCTAAGCAATGGGACAAATATATCTTTTCCACTCACATCATCACCTGCAATCATTCTCAATCATATTCCAACCACATTCACACATCAATATTTCAATTCATCAAGCTTTTCACTCTTTTCCTGCACATTTCACACCACCTTCCCCTTTAAATTCTAAATCATAAACACTCCCATCTCATTGTGTGTGCATGCAAAGACCAAAGAGATGTTCAAACCCATACACACGCACACCCCAAGCCAAGCATAAACACATAGACCACATGCTGAGTGAGAAACCTGAAGCACAAGACCCCCACTCAGCCTTAAGAGTGCTAAACCCAAGCCACCTGCATAAATATACTTTTTCTAATTGCAATATAAGTCAATCTCCCTATTAGCTCCTCTCATTGCTAACTCTTCAGCCAGCTCAAGGAGCCAATAGATCCCCTTCTTCTGAACCAATCCAGCAGCTGCTTACCTGCTTCCCAACCaacctacaaaaaaaaaagaaaaaaagttagcAGACCCTAGGTTAGCCCCTAAGGCCACCAGGATCCCAAACAAAATCCCTGCCAGACCTTACCACAAAATAAGGCATTCCTTCCAACTCCAGCAGCTGCAAAAATGCCCTTGGCAGCCCATTGATCTTCCAAAATGTTACATTTTGTCCTGCATATTTATCTGCCAGTATTCTAGCCACATTATTAACCCTTGTGTTACACTTCTACACTTTATGAACCACATCCTGGGCCAACTCCTCCCCAAGCAAATGTCATCATCAGATTCCAGCACCACCTGCATT
It includes:
- the LOC116033241 gene encoding sugar transport protein 2-like: MLAEILCFEDEVPAKLTGQVIICSIIAAFAGLMFGYDIGISGGVTSMNEFVEKFFPDVYAKKHRIEEDNYCKYDDQMLQLFTSSVYLAAVIGSFFASHCCKRYGRKLTIQLSCVFFIISLVLKTTAVNLVMLISGRFFVGFGVGFGNQAVPLFISEIAPANRRGFLNVLFQFLITIGSSLANIVNLLSSKYVGSNSWRVSFGIAAIPAIFLGLGSLMVVDTPTSLIQRGKNEEGLKALKKIRGVENVEKEYEDILHCTEMAKRVKTPFRNLLMKRSSWPQLFCGTILQIFLELTGINVIMFYAPVLFQTMGLGANASLLSTVIIGVVNSVSTVVAIFGADYFGRRALLIQGALQMLVAQGVVGGILAVYLKATNTIPKFAAVIVVALSCVFVMGFAWSWGPLGWLIASEIYPLGTRTAGFFIAVSANMIFTFIVAQAFLTMLCTMKSGIFFMFASFVFVMGLFVVFLLPETKGIPIDEMKERV